One Mycolicibacter sp. MU0083 DNA window includes the following coding sequences:
- a CDS encoding CbbQ/NirQ/NorQ/GpvN family protein — translation MTVGEFPAVTRTGRPAPFYRPVGDETAVFAAAARRGLPVLLKGPTGCGKTRFVEAMADQLGRELITVAGHEDLTSADLVGRYLLKGGETVWADGPLTRAVREGAIFYLDEVVEARQDTTVVIHPIADHRRELPIDRLGITLTAAPGFQLVISYNPGYQSVLKNLKESTRQRFIAIELGFPPADTETEIVAHEAGIDRGTAKILVAVGNAIRSLDGSPLREVSSTRMLVLAGGLVAEGLGLRSAVHAAIVQVLSDDPDVVRALGELVDALLPPT, via the coding sequence ATGACGGTCGGGGAATTCCCGGCAGTGACCCGGACCGGTCGGCCCGCACCGTTCTACCGGCCGGTCGGCGACGAGACGGCGGTGTTCGCCGCCGCCGCGCGCCGCGGCCTGCCGGTCCTGCTCAAAGGCCCCACCGGATGCGGCAAGACCCGGTTCGTCGAGGCGATGGCGGATCAGCTGGGACGCGAACTGATCACCGTCGCCGGCCACGAGGACCTGACCTCGGCGGATCTGGTGGGCCGCTATTTGCTCAAGGGCGGCGAAACCGTCTGGGCCGACGGTCCGTTGACCCGGGCGGTGCGCGAGGGTGCCATCTTCTACCTGGATGAGGTGGTCGAGGCGCGCCAGGACACCACCGTGGTCATCCATCCGATCGCCGATCACCGCCGCGAGCTCCCCATCGATCGGTTGGGGATCACGTTGACGGCGGCGCCGGGCTTTCAGTTGGTGATCTCCTACAACCCCGGCTATCAGAGCGTGCTGAAGAACCTCAAAGAGTCGACGCGCCAGCGTTTCATCGCGATCGAACTCGGGTTCCCACCCGCCGATACCGAAACCGAGATCGTCGCCCACGAAGCCGGGATCGACCGCGGCACCGCGAAGATCCTTGTGGCGGTGGGCAACGCGATCCGAAGCCTGGACGGCTCCCCGCTGCGCGAGGTGTCCTCCACCCGGATGTTGGTCCTCGCCGGCGGCTTGGTGGCCGAAGGCCTCGGTTTGCGCAGCGCCGTGCACGCGGCGATCGTGCAGGTCCTCTCCGACGACCCGGATGTGGTGCGCGCCCTCGGCGAACTCGTCGACGCCCTGCTACCGCCGACGTGA
- a CDS encoding FKBP-type peptidyl-prolyl cis-trans isomerase, producing the protein MPSFLAATVAAAAIVLPFAAAGPASAADTCPTAAAPAGGTPEWTLSGATGSVAVTGSTDTTAPRVDVSTPFSVTETQVHTLRAGDGPVVPATAKVSVCYMGVNGRDGSVFDSSYQRGAAADFPLDGVVAGFQKAIAGQKVGSTVAVAMTSADGYPEGQPRAGIRAGDTLIFAIKILGASG; encoded by the coding sequence ATGCCTTCCTTCCTCGCCGCCACCGTCGCCGCCGCGGCCATCGTGCTGCCCTTCGCCGCGGCAGGACCGGCCTCGGCCGCCGACACCTGCCCCACCGCCGCCGCACCGGCCGGGGGTACGCCGGAGTGGACGCTCAGCGGTGCCACCGGCAGCGTTGCGGTCACCGGATCCACCGACACCACCGCACCGCGGGTGGATGTCTCGACGCCGTTCAGCGTGACCGAGACCCAGGTGCACACCTTGCGTGCCGGCGACGGCCCGGTGGTCCCGGCCACCGCGAAGGTGTCGGTCTGCTACATGGGTGTCAACGGGCGTGACGGGTCGGTGTTCGACAGCAGCTACCAGCGTGGCGCCGCGGCCGACTTCCCGCTCGACGGTGTGGTGGCCGGCTTCCAGAAGGCGATCGCCGGGCAGAAGGTCGGCTCCACGGTTGCGGTCGCGATGACCTCCGCCGACGGCTATCCCGAAGGCCAGCCCCGTGCCGGAATCCGGGCGGGCGACACCTTGATCTTCGCGATCAAGATCCTGGGCGCCTCCGGCTGA
- a CDS encoding TetR/AcrR family transcriptional regulator, with product MVERWTRERRLEHTRSLLLDAAEGVFAEKGFIAATLDDIAYAAGYTKGAIYKHFATKEELFLAVSDRYWRRYFDNFAEVMAASEQIGPAQLDEIAQRWRTLSQDRGAEHAALGHEFTLYLRRNPEARQRVADKRAEVVEALAAFIATGMERLGATLTIPASTFAQVLIATSDAVVLGSELDDVDLYRPIIDMYVSAIKLP from the coding sequence ATGGTCGAGCGATGGACCCGGGAGCGGAGACTCGAACACACCCGCTCGCTGTTGCTCGACGCCGCCGAAGGCGTCTTCGCCGAAAAGGGCTTTATCGCGGCGACTCTCGATGACATCGCCTACGCGGCCGGCTACACCAAGGGCGCCATCTACAAGCACTTCGCCACCAAAGAGGAACTGTTCCTGGCGGTCAGCGATCGGTACTGGCGGCGCTACTTCGACAACTTCGCCGAGGTGATGGCCGCATCCGAACAGATCGGGCCCGCTCAACTCGACGAGATCGCGCAACGATGGCGCACGCTGAGTCAGGACCGCGGCGCCGAGCACGCCGCACTCGGGCACGAGTTCACGCTCTACCTCCGTCGTAATCCGGAAGCACGACAACGGGTGGCGGACAAACGCGCCGAAGTGGTCGAGGCGCTCGCCGCATTCATCGCCACCGGCATGGAGCGACTCGGCGCAACACTGACCATTCCCGCGTCGACATTCGCCCAGGTGCTCATCGCCACCAGTGACGCCGTCGTCTTGGGCAGCGAACTCGACGACGTCGATCTCTACCGGCCGATCATCGACATGTACGTCTCGGCCATCAAACTGCCCTGA
- a CDS encoding DUF6498-containing protein, translating to MLHLFAVLGVIAVPAFGWFGQHWSGATTVVVYWFENVATCLLLIARIALHQRLNPRSGHFRYRGPGSAGPANSSFLAGFARISLVFCVAHGIFLGAVLAILIQNDAPQLALIDLDWRAVWWGCLGVLCFLGIDFVGDLVNLRRWTFRDLEQSADAGLGRVMVVHLTLLLGFAGIAATDSPTAFFAVFIVLKSLAALSTVVPQWEPETAPRGLSNVMNRLPNVHPGERFEDVWAKDRAAERDRRRRNEQPWHPAR from the coding sequence GTGCTGCATCTGTTCGCCGTGCTCGGGGTGATCGCCGTCCCGGCCTTCGGCTGGTTCGGGCAACATTGGTCGGGCGCGACAACCGTGGTGGTGTACTGGTTCGAGAACGTCGCGACGTGCCTGTTGCTGATCGCCCGGATCGCCCTGCATCAGCGCCTGAATCCGAGAAGCGGGCATTTCCGGTACCGGGGGCCGGGGTCCGCCGGACCGGCGAACTCGTCGTTCCTGGCCGGTTTTGCCCGGATCAGCTTGGTGTTCTGCGTCGCCCACGGAATCTTCCTCGGCGCAGTTCTCGCCATACTGATCCAGAATGACGCACCGCAGCTTGCCCTCATCGACCTGGATTGGCGCGCCGTCTGGTGGGGGTGCCTGGGCGTGTTGTGTTTTCTGGGGATCGATTTCGTCGGCGATCTGGTGAATCTGCGCAGGTGGACCTTCCGCGATCTGGAGCAGTCCGCCGACGCCGGGCTCGGCCGGGTGATGGTCGTGCATCTGACGTTGTTACTCGGGTTCGCAGGGATCGCCGCCACCGATTCTCCGACCGCGTTCTTCGCGGTGTTCATCGTGCTCAAGAGCCTCGCCGCACTCAGTACCGTAGTCCCGCAGTGGGAACCCGAAACAGCTCCGCGTGGCCTGAGCAACGTGATGAACAGGTTGCCGAATGTGCACCCGGGAGAACGTTTCGAGGACGTCTGGGCCAAAGACCGAGCCGCCGAACGCGACCGCCGGCGGCGTAACGAGCAGCCCTGGCATCCCGCTCGCTAG
- a CDS encoding NADP-dependent oxidoreductase, producing MTARNRRFLLRERPTGRILPDTFELDEQPVPTIRDGEALVHIEWISLDPTNRMWINETPSYLPPVGIGEVMRAAGLGVVVESKNPNYPVGQYVQGLTGWQEYLVVSDAMPLFPVPVAEGVSPSAYLGALGMTGLTAWVGMHDIGKPKPGETVVVSAAAGAVGSVAGQLAKAAGARVVGIAGGPEKCALLTDRLGFDAAVDYRADDWVRQLAAATPDGIDVDFENVGGDIMDAIFARINIGARIALCGMISGYNEADPPPGPRAFGNLLIQRATLQGFIILDHFHRVAESSAAIAELIAAGKLTPLETVVEGFEQLPTAINMLFDGKNVGKLVVKTSG from the coding sequence ATGACCGCACGCAACCGCCGCTTCCTGCTTCGCGAACGCCCCACCGGCCGCATCCTGCCGGACACCTTCGAACTCGACGAACAGCCGGTGCCGACGATCCGGGACGGCGAGGCGTTGGTGCACATCGAGTGGATCTCGCTGGATCCGACGAACCGGATGTGGATCAACGAGACGCCGTCCTACCTGCCGCCGGTCGGAATCGGCGAGGTCATGCGGGCGGCCGGACTCGGCGTGGTGGTCGAATCGAAGAATCCGAACTATCCGGTCGGACAGTATGTGCAGGGCCTGACCGGGTGGCAGGAGTATCTGGTCGTCTCCGACGCCATGCCGCTGTTCCCGGTCCCGGTGGCCGAGGGCGTATCGCCGAGTGCCTATCTGGGCGCGCTCGGGATGACCGGGCTCACCGCGTGGGTCGGGATGCACGACATCGGTAAACCCAAGCCGGGTGAGACCGTCGTCGTGTCGGCCGCGGCGGGCGCGGTCGGCTCGGTCGCCGGCCAGCTGGCCAAGGCCGCCGGTGCTCGGGTGGTCGGGATCGCCGGCGGGCCGGAGAAGTGCGCGCTGCTGACCGATCGGCTCGGCTTCGATGCGGCGGTGGACTACCGCGCCGACGACTGGGTGCGGCAGCTGGCGGCGGCGACCCCCGACGGCATCGACGTCGATTTCGAGAACGTCGGCGGCGACATCATGGATGCCATCTTCGCCCGCATCAACATCGGCGCCCGCATCGCGCTCTGCGGGATGATCTCCGGGTACAACGAGGCCGACCCGCCGCCCGGGCCGCGAGCGTTCGGCAACCTGCTCATTCAGCGGGCCACCCTGCAGGGCTTCATCATTCTCGACCACTTCCATCGGGTCGCGGAGTCCAGCGCCGCGATCGCCGAGCTGATCGCCGCGGGCAAGCTCACCCCGCTGGAGACCGTCGTGGAGGGATTCGAACAACTCCCGACCGCGATCAACATGCTGTTCGACGGCAAGAACGTCGGCAAGCTCGTGGTCAAGACGTCCGGGTAG
- a CDS encoding alpha/beta fold hydrolase translates to MLKYEVHGTGEPLVLVHGITHRRQAWYPLLEHLTEHRTVVLFDLPGHGESHDLVVRDGDVQGTFRAELVELFDQLGLHRPHIGGNSLGGRIAMEAAADDLVASATVLSPAAYWHNALDFAYIRLLFRCMTTSARLLAPAVPRLARSPRGRRMMGSVVSAHPERIPAEEFVADLNAMKRAIPAMKKIFPAAEVFDREIPAHVPVTVAWAEHDRILLPYQARIAEQRLPQARHLRLHGCGHVPMADDPELVARTLLEGSAPRAQAEAS, encoded by the coding sequence ATGCTGAAATACGAGGTCCACGGCACCGGTGAGCCGCTGGTCTTGGTACACGGCATCACCCACCGCCGGCAGGCCTGGTACCCGCTGCTCGAACACCTGACCGAGCACCGCACCGTAGTGCTCTTCGACCTGCCCGGGCACGGCGAATCGCATGACCTGGTGGTTCGCGACGGTGACGTGCAGGGCACCTTCCGCGCCGAATTGGTCGAGCTGTTCGACCAGTTGGGCCTGCATCGGCCGCACATCGGCGGTAACTCGCTCGGCGGGCGGATCGCGATGGAAGCCGCCGCCGACGACCTGGTCGCCAGCGCGACCGTGCTCTCGCCGGCGGCCTACTGGCACAACGCGCTGGACTTCGCCTACATCAGGCTGCTGTTCCGCTGCATGACCACCAGTGCCCGACTGTTGGCACCGGCAGTGCCGCGGCTGGCCCGCTCGCCTCGGGGCCGGCGGATGATGGGCTCGGTGGTCTCGGCGCACCCCGAGCGGATTCCGGCCGAGGAGTTCGTGGCCGACCTCAACGCAATGAAGCGCGCCATTCCCGCGATGAAGAAGATCTTCCCGGCCGCCGAGGTATTCGACCGCGAGATCCCCGCGCATGTCCCGGTCACCGTGGCCTGGGCCGAACACGACCGAATCCTATTGCCCTACCAGGCACGTATCGCCGAGCAGCGACTCCCCCAGGCACGTCACCTCCGACTGCACGGCTGCGGTCACGTGCCGATGGCAGACGACCCGGAACTGGTGGCCCGCACCCTGCTCGAAGGCAGCGCACCGCGCGCGCAGGCCGAAGCCTCCTGA
- a CDS encoding NAD(P)H-dependent flavin oxidoreductase, producing MTNRIQSLLGVDYPVVQAPMTYIARAELAAAVSEAGGLGVIETLTPEGLADLKRVRELTDKPVAANLMIQGWKNDASIVDALAETGVRHVFTSAGDPALFTKPLHDAGMTVVHVVGSLKGAQKAADAGVDALVVEGVEGGGFKSVLGASTMVLLPLIAENTDLPIIAAGGICDARSAAAALALGAEGVQMGTRMLASQEAAVHANFKDAIVAANDSGTVLLDIPGNPTMRVLRTGLAARVAANDPDARLLAKITDLYFGGDMEASVANTGQVASRIGELLPVAEIIRRTWGEIEAVLDGARSRI from the coding sequence GTGACCAACCGCATCCAGTCCCTGCTCGGGGTCGACTATCCCGTCGTCCAGGCCCCGATGACCTACATCGCCCGTGCCGAACTGGCCGCGGCGGTCTCCGAGGCCGGCGGGCTGGGCGTGATCGAGACCCTCACCCCCGAGGGACTCGCCGACCTCAAACGGGTGCGTGAGCTCACCGACAAGCCGGTCGCGGCGAACCTGATGATCCAGGGCTGGAAGAACGACGCGTCGATCGTCGACGCGTTGGCCGAGACCGGAGTACGCCACGTCTTCACCTCGGCCGGCGACCCGGCCTTGTTCACCAAACCGTTGCACGACGCCGGCATGACGGTGGTGCACGTGGTGGGATCGCTCAAAGGGGCGCAGAAGGCCGCCGATGCCGGGGTCGACGCGCTGGTGGTCGAGGGCGTGGAGGGCGGCGGCTTCAAATCTGTGCTCGGCGCCTCGACGATGGTGCTGCTTCCCCTGATCGCGGAGAACACCGACCTACCGATCATCGCCGCCGGTGGCATCTGCGATGCACGGTCGGCCGCTGCAGCACTGGCGTTGGGTGCCGAAGGGGTGCAGATGGGCACCCGGATGCTCGCCAGCCAGGAAGCCGCCGTACACGCGAACTTCAAGGACGCGATCGTCGCGGCAAACGATTCCGGCACAGTGCTTCTCGACATCCCCGGTAATCCGACCATGCGGGTACTGCGGACCGGGCTGGCTGCCCGGGTTGCGGCGAACGACCCCGATGCCCGCCTGCTGGCGAAGATCACCGATCTGTATTTCGGCGGTGACATGGAGGCCAGCGTGGCCAACACCGGTCAGGTCGCATCCCGGATCGGTGAGCTACTGCCGGTTGCCGAGATCATTCGCCGGACCTGGGGCGAGATCGAAGCCGTGTTGGACGGGGCACGTTCACGGATATGA
- a CDS encoding nitric oxide reductase activation protein NorD, whose amino-acid sequence MNTESPEPQRFRLLATHLAGRAVDVALAPDGEPAHTDGAVVFVSASRTVPQQRREVCVQSALLGAGSLDHDVVSRLRGRPSIARRYLALEGARVLADLSPAIPWAAIEMPPRTSSPQQSLELARSRTPVAEPPDWFGVIKPARLSSTAVASGRGATAADLRLHLVAADAADPDEDPDEDGGEGSKLLKLFTAPAFSSRALSDFLRKLMGGSRGSADDTGGGELRAGVARRTDRAGAQARPLATRIEFVDDGRSAATIGVGGALYPEWDVHRRQYRPDWCRVVHFPVDAEPETAAGAGGAVARDDTLRRRLSRVGLGPKVLRRRPDGDDLDIEALTDLVVDLHCGHSPPEHVYLERRRLARNLGVLILVDATGSAIDTDTGGLSVHDHQCRAAATLAATLEELGDRVAVYAFRSHGRGAVHLPAIKTFDEGFGAAGRSRLGRLQPSGYTRLGAAIRGAGDILKAEAGTPNRLLLVLSDGYPYDHGYEGSYARADTRKALEELRSDGMACLCLSIGNDAALDALEPVFGSAGFAAAATLAELSPRMDELFLAALRELAAPKL is encoded by the coding sequence GTGAACACCGAGTCCCCGGAACCACAACGGTTCCGGTTGCTCGCGACCCACCTCGCCGGCCGCGCCGTCGACGTCGCGCTGGCTCCCGACGGCGAACCGGCCCACACCGACGGCGCGGTCGTCTTCGTCTCGGCGAGCCGAACGGTGCCACAGCAACGCCGTGAAGTCTGTGTGCAGAGCGCATTGCTGGGAGCCGGCAGCCTGGATCACGACGTGGTCTCCCGGTTGCGGGGACGCCCGTCGATTGCGCGCCGCTACCTGGCCCTTGAAGGCGCCCGGGTTCTGGCCGACCTGTCCCCCGCGATTCCGTGGGCCGCGATCGAGATGCCGCCCCGGACTTCCAGCCCGCAGCAATCTTTGGAGCTGGCCCGCAGCCGGACTCCGGTCGCCGAACCACCGGACTGGTTCGGGGTGATCAAACCGGCCCGGCTCTCATCGACCGCCGTGGCGAGCGGGCGCGGCGCCACCGCCGCCGATCTGCGACTGCACCTCGTCGCCGCTGATGCGGCCGATCCCGACGAGGATCCCGACGAAGACGGCGGTGAAGGCAGCAAGCTGCTGAAGCTGTTCACCGCTCCCGCCTTCTCCTCGCGTGCGCTCTCGGATTTCCTGCGCAAGCTGATGGGCGGCTCGCGTGGCAGCGCAGACGACACCGGCGGCGGTGAACTCCGGGCCGGAGTCGCGCGCCGCACCGATCGGGCCGGAGCGCAGGCCCGGCCGCTGGCGACCCGCATCGAGTTCGTCGACGACGGCAGGTCCGCCGCGACCATCGGTGTCGGTGGCGCGCTGTACCCCGAGTGGGACGTCCACCGCAGGCAGTACCGGCCGGACTGGTGCCGGGTCGTGCACTTTCCGGTGGATGCCGAACCCGAGACCGCCGCGGGTGCCGGTGGCGCCGTCGCCCGCGATGACACGCTGCGCCGCCGACTGTCGCGGGTCGGGCTGGGCCCGAAGGTCTTGCGGCGCCGCCCCGACGGCGACGATCTGGACATCGAAGCCCTGACCGACCTGGTCGTCGACCTGCACTGCGGGCACAGTCCGCCCGAACATGTCTATCTGGAACGCCGCAGACTCGCCCGCAACCTGGGCGTGCTCATTCTGGTCGACGCCACCGGATCGGCCATCGACACCGATACCGGGGGACTCAGCGTCCACGACCACCAGTGCCGGGCCGCGGCGACGCTGGCCGCCACGCTGGAGGAACTCGGCGACCGGGTGGCGGTGTACGCGTTCCGGTCCCACGGACGCGGCGCGGTGCACCTGCCGGCGATCAAGACCTTCGATGAGGGTTTCGGCGCCGCCGGACGCTCGCGTCTGGGGCGGCTTCAGCCCTCGGGCTATACCCGGCTCGGGGCGGCCATCCGCGGTGCCGGAGACATCCTGAAGGCCGAGGCGGGCACACCCAATCGATTACTGCTGGTGCTGTCCGACGGATATCCCTACGACCACGGCTACGAGGGCAGCTACGCCCGAGCCGACACCCGCAAGGCGCTGGAGGAACTGCGGTCGGACGGGATGGCCTGCCTGTGTCTGTCCATCGGGAACGACGCCGCGCTGGACGCGCTCGAACCCGTCTTCGGTTCCGCCGGATTCGCCGCGGCCGCGACGCTGGCCGAGCTCAGTCCCCGGATGGATGAGTTGTTCCTCGCGGCGTTGCGGGAGCTCGCCGCACCGAAACTCTGA
- a CDS encoding spirocyclase AveC family protein produces MSQPSQHSSAVTESISAVTGLERRGPSSSGAFKVWATVGAVFLALTLYLITRWVTGPYFESVPGGPTDPPMYMKIPLLANAIVLWVGAPFALWYFIIRPWLRERRITLDGMLLVSMGLMMFQDPMLNYYSTWCTYNAWLFNQGSWAPHFPGWSAHEEPGHTVPEPLLTNVPGYAYGVLLLTIVGCAIMRKIKSRRPDISNLRLVLSTYAIAIVFDVIMEGCILLPIGFYSYPGAIQGLSVNAGTYYQYPIYEAFMWGGVQTALCCLRFFTDDRGRTVVERGLDSVRGGVVKQQFVRFLAIFGGVSACFFLCYNVPATWLGMHADAWPADVQQRSYFNPGICGEGTDRPCPNPDLPLPTKHSGYVDHDGQLVLPEGVTIPPVVPIQRGE; encoded by the coding sequence GTGAGCCAACCGTCGCAGCACAGTTCTGCCGTCACCGAGTCGATCAGCGCAGTCACGGGCCTAGAGCGACGCGGACCGTCGTCCTCGGGTGCGTTCAAGGTCTGGGCGACCGTCGGCGCCGTGTTCCTGGCGCTGACGCTCTACCTGATCACCCGATGGGTGACCGGCCCCTACTTCGAATCGGTACCGGGCGGCCCCACCGATCCCCCGATGTACATGAAGATCCCGCTGCTCGCCAACGCGATCGTGCTCTGGGTCGGCGCGCCGTTCGCCCTGTGGTACTTCATCATTCGCCCCTGGCTGCGCGAACGTCGGATCACCCTCGACGGCATGCTGCTGGTGTCGATGGGCCTGATGATGTTCCAGGACCCGATGCTGAACTACTACAGCACCTGGTGCACCTACAACGCGTGGCTGTTCAACCAGGGTTCCTGGGCGCCACACTTCCCGGGCTGGTCGGCGCACGAGGAACCGGGGCATACCGTGCCCGAACCCCTGCTGACCAACGTCCCCGGCTACGCCTACGGTGTACTGCTGCTGACCATCGTCGGGTGCGCGATCATGCGCAAGATCAAGAGCCGCCGGCCCGACATCAGCAACCTGCGCCTGGTGCTGTCGACCTATGCGATCGCGATCGTCTTCGACGTCATCATGGAGGGCTGCATCCTGCTGCCGATCGGCTTCTACTCCTACCCCGGTGCGATACAAGGCTTGTCGGTCAACGCGGGCACCTACTACCAGTACCCGATCTACGAGGCGTTCATGTGGGGCGGTGTCCAGACGGCGTTGTGCTGCCTGCGGTTCTTCACCGATGACCGCGGGCGCACCGTCGTCGAACGCGGCCTGGACAGTGTCCGCGGCGGCGTCGTCAAACAACAGTTCGTCCGGTTCCTGGCGATCTTCGGCGGCGTCAGCGCGTGCTTCTTCCTGTGCTACAACGTTCCGGCGACCTGGCTGGGCATGCATGCCGACGCATGGCCTGCCGATGTCCAGCAGCGCTCGTACTTCAATCCCGGCATCTGCGGCGAGGGAACCGACCGGCCGTGCCCGAATCCTGATCTGCCACTGCCGACCAAGCACTCGGGATACGTCGACCACGACGGTCAACTGGTGCTACCGGAAGGGGTGACCATCCCGCCCGTCGTGCCGATCCAACGGGGCGAATAG
- a CDS encoding TIGR03617 family F420-dependent LLM class oxidoreductase: MQVDVMALPQQLGKTGELARSTQDAGFSGLLFTEAGRTAYLSAAVASQAAPGLELSTGVAVAFPRSPFVTAATAWELQEASGGRFRLGLGTQVRTHVVRRYGVAFEHPGPRLRDYVLAVKACFAAFRTGALDHHGPFYDLDFITPQWSPGPIDVPDPKVDVAAVNPWMLRMAGEVADGVHVHPLGEPGYLARHVVPKVAEGAAAAGRAPSEIAIIVPAMTIVGDSDEERDRERDLVRASLSFYGSTPNYAFIWDEAGFEGTTARIREKQKAGDIAGMAAQITDEHLAHFATESTWDDLAGKLIDKYGPVATRLVLYNALGDTERFGRYGEVARQISAG, encoded by the coding sequence GTGCAGGTAGATGTGATGGCCTTACCGCAGCAGTTGGGCAAGACCGGCGAACTCGCCCGCAGCACGCAGGACGCCGGGTTTTCGGGATTGCTGTTCACCGAGGCCGGCCGTACCGCGTATCTCAGTGCCGCCGTCGCATCGCAGGCCGCGCCCGGACTCGAGCTGTCGACCGGGGTCGCGGTGGCGTTTCCCCGGAGCCCGTTCGTGACCGCGGCGACGGCGTGGGAACTGCAAGAGGCCAGCGGCGGCAGGTTCCGCCTCGGGCTCGGCACCCAGGTACGCACCCACGTGGTTCGGCGCTACGGCGTGGCCTTCGAGCACCCCGGTCCGCGACTGCGCGACTACGTGCTGGCGGTCAAGGCGTGTTTCGCCGCCTTCCGGACCGGAGCCCTCGACCATCACGGCCCGTTCTACGACCTGGATTTCATCACGCCGCAGTGGAGTCCCGGACCGATCGATGTACCCGACCCCAAAGTCGATGTCGCGGCGGTCAATCCGTGGATGCTGCGGATGGCCGGTGAAGTCGCCGACGGGGTGCACGTCCACCCGCTCGGCGAACCCGGCTATCTCGCCCGGCACGTGGTGCCCAAGGTGGCCGAAGGTGCTGCCGCGGCAGGCCGCGCACCGTCGGAGATCGCGATCATCGTGCCGGCGATGACGATCGTCGGGGACAGCGACGAGGAACGGGACCGGGAGCGAGACCTGGTGCGGGCCAGCTTGAGCTTCTACGGAAGCACCCCGAACTACGCGTTCATCTGGGACGAGGCGGGATTCGAGGGCACCACCGCCCGCATCCGGGAGAAGCAGAAGGCGGGCGACATCGCCGGTATGGCGGCCCAGATCACCGACGAGCACCTCGCGCATTTCGCGACCGAGTCGACGTGGGATGACTTGGCGGGCAAGCTGATCGACAAGTACGGGCCGGTAGCGACCCGGCTGGTCCTGTACAACGCGCTCGGAGACACCGAACGTTTCGGGCGCTACGGCGAGGTCGCCCGACAGATCTCGGCCGGCTAG